The following is a genomic window from Homalodisca vitripennis isolate AUS2020 chromosome 5, UT_GWSS_2.1, whole genome shotgun sequence.
TAATTTTCCCGTTAtatattaccaaaacaataaacGAGagtcttgttattttatttaaaacaatgttaccTGTTATTTCATGTCAGCGAGTAACGGTGCCTCAACTAACACTGACATACTATAGTTATACCGTTgttgtatattatgttttgtcGATAGTGTTATAACAGCAGAAAAAATTACATGGTTATTCAAAAAGAATGGTGCAAATATAAGGTTAGTTTATTTGCAGACAAAGAATCTCATAATCATAAAAACtgcttaaaacaattaaatatattaactagtTTAATgtacattacaaacattttattatttactagaaaTGCTCGATAAGGGTGCCGTTAGAATCTCAGTAAGTTTACCCTAGGAGCTGATGTACCAAGGATGAAAAGACTGTTGTAAAACAGCAGGGCCCCTCATTCCTTGAGTTGACCTTGCGATGAATCCCTACATCCTGTTTGGACGTCTGCATAAATCATAAACATGCTCATTTAAGGTGAGATcagatacaatgtaaaacataaatCCTTTATGGTGGAGGCCCTATCTAGTAGTTCACTATCTAAAGCGTATTAGTAATAGCTCGGATCGTGCAGTCGTCCGAAAGTTTTGACAGAGCAGTTAGAAAGGTTAAGTTTCATGTTGTTTCTGTTACACAACTGTAGCAGAACAACAAACAATGCGATGGTCATCTTGGTTGGAGACCTTTGCAAAAATCTTGACGCCATCGGCGAAGAGTTGAGCTTCCACTGGTAAGATGAAAGATATCATtgatgaaaacaataaataagaatgGGCCCAGTAAGGAGTTTTGAGGAACGTCCGAGATTTTATGGAACTCATTGAGTAGTGAACCTGGCAATTTCACCCTCAGGCGTCAACCCTGCAGGTAGTCAGTGAGCCAAGGGAGTAGTTAAACCTTGGATCCCATAAGCCTGTGGTTTACATATAAGAATGGAGTGGTTTAATCTGTCGCGGGTCTTGGAAAATTCATCAAAGGCGACATCCAGCTTTTTTCCTGCCTTGAAGACTGATAATACACTTTTTTCAAATAACAGCAAATTTGTGAGTGTTGATCTACAGGAGGCAAAGTCATGTTGACTTTGGTAAACTAGAGGAttgaaaagaatatataaaacagtCAAGACAGTACAGGCATTTCAAGTACCTTCCCAACAGATGGAAGGATATTTATGGGACGGTATTTATCAACCTTCGGTGGATCACCACACTTCAGTATAGGGACGATAACGATATGACCCATTTTGAGGGTCTCAGGAAGTAATCCATGTAGAATGTAGAATGGATAAGATGTAAAGAACGTCAGGGATAGGACTGGGCCAGGATATCACTTTAATGTCGGAGGAAAGATAGTGAAATTTTTGTCGGGAACAGCACCTTTCTTAACATCTAGCTGTTTAAGTGCTTCCAAGGCTTCTGATATAGAGAAGGAGATCCTCACCAAAGCAAGAGAAAGTATCAAAATTATTGAAGGGCGATGATGAAGTCACGGGCTGCGAAAAGACGGATACGAATAATTCAGAGAACATATATGCCTTCTCCTGCAGATCCTCTGAGGAGCGATCACCAAGAAACCTTAGGTGGTATTCCAGGAGATTCATCAATAGAACGAACAAAGTTCCAGAAGCTATTGGGGTTATGTGGGATAGAATATTCAATGTTGTTTAGGTAGCTTCAATAATACGTGAGACTAAGTTTAGATCAGATAACGCCAATAACTCTCAAGGTAGCCTGATTAAGAAACTGTTTCCACCGCAGACGTGTGGTTCACTGCAATTAATTTATGTGTTCTATCTCCGTTGGTactagtaatttaatatataatttaggtGTTatatcgagggatgtttttcttttttttcgcACGAACAGGATGGCGCCAAATGTGCCGCCGAAGCTCACACTTCTGGCCAGTGGCATTTATGATCGGTATTTTCCGTACCAAATCATATACGTGGTCTGAGCACGGAAAAGGTACCGATCGGAAATATTCCTAACCAAAAGTGTGGGCTAAGGCGACACCGCACACTTTAGGCGAAGAAAGAAAAACTTGAACTTACTATCTAGTAACTAAATTCAAGTTCAGACGATTTCGCGAACACTCCACAAGTCAATAGGATGTGAGGATCGGCGAAGTGAGGGATAAGCAATTCCGTGGAACGGCACTGCACCATCTGGAAAGTTATCTCGCAGAGTGCATGTGGCGGTGTGATGTGGCGCGGGACGACGACGCATGCTCAGCGCTCTTGGCAGACATTGTGGGATTTTGGGTGACACTGGGAGGAGAgtaaatacatgtattaatttatattactatctATAAAGTCATTTAATCTATGAATTTGCCTTTTAAAATCAACCGTGCATCTTTATAATTAACAAGTATTGCTGTTTGTACTCTTTAAGTCTCATTTACCATAGCACGTACAGCCTCGTCATATTATAGACTAAGGCATCTGTTAGTTCCCTAATAACTTTGCGAGTAGATATTTTATGACTAAGTACATGCTTAGAATCAATTATCTTCACAGCGTAATTGGCACACAGACATTCTGTTGTCTCAAACCAACGCGCTCATCGTGCTGTGGGTTTTAGTTGGGGAGGGCCTCCGAAGGTTCAGTTAAACATAACAATGACACGAGTTTGAGCGAATTCCAAAACACAAAACGCTTTTTCTTGCGTTTGAGTTACCGAATAGAGACATGATTTACTGTTAATCAACCAAGCATCCAAGACGAGAAATAATCTTATTAACCAACTATATAACCAACTAAACATGCTCTTTCGATTCTGCAACAATCATCTGTTTCACCATTGTTCAATGACGACTGAATATATTGCTAACGACACGCATATCGAGTATTTTTAgtgtatatacattaattaatcatgtatagcaaattaaaacttaacatactgaattgttttatgCTATTCGGTATATTGCAAAAAATAAACCTTACCTTTGCACCTACCTTTTTAATAACCCTGTATAATGCTTTCGTGACCTAAGTAATAACTTTACACTGTTCAGCCATTTGGGCAACAaagattttacagtttttaccTAAAAAGCTTTGACAACCGTCTATACTGGCTCTCTATGTCGTcttttaaataacaagaaaaaatatcttattaatttaGACACGAAGGTAGTTGTAACACATGTTACTTTAACTACATTGTTTGTGTTTGGTTTCTTTATATTtaccatatataataaaaaattaatttaaattgtgaaatacaTATGAAATAATCCTGTATAACTGAAATCCACTCCACTTAAGACTGGAGTAGATGAGAGACGCTTTGTGGCAGGTGTGGTAATTCTGGacattgcgttttttttttttttttaataaagataactATAGATACAACTGCCATGGTCATGTGAATGTGTAAATCTGGCAGCCAATTCAGTCACAAATAAGATTGAATAACACGGAAAGTTATTCATACAAATGTGACGTATTCCgtgttttagtgttattgttCTAGCTATTAAGTACGTAAGAGATGTGTTATGTGTTAGATGTGCATGCGTCAGAGCATAGTGTAATCTCCAAAGGTATACACGGTGGCGAGGAGTAGAAATCAAGACGATGAATTTCATATTCGAGTGTTGGACGAGGAATTTAGGTACAGTGAACTGTGGTATATCCGTAACTCAGGATGCAAAAAGATAACTATGCTGCCATCGTTTGAATATAACAAATAAGAATGCTAGGAAAGGTTTTTGGAAGCTACCCCTGTAAACCAATAAAGTACATGATTTCCGGAACTGAAAGCTTCTAACAGGTGGAAAGACCAATCCATATAACCAAATCTTATATAGAATAGTACACATGCATATGCATATATTACAGTAACGTGACAAATCGTTCGTAAAGTTTATATTGGAGAGTTTAGTTTTGAttgaatatttcagaaataatcattctcattattattttaagtattacatcGTAATGTTAAATATCATAGCGTTGATACTCGCTCAATCtggtaatattgaattattacttCACCAGCCAATCAGGAAATTTAGTCAGTTATGTTAAAgtgggtaaaataaaaaataaaaattgattttattgtattttattacataaattatgtctatattaataatttacatggCTATTTCAGTTCTTTACATACTTTATGTAATATCAGTCGTTATGGGATAAAGTTTACATCCAAATAAACAATAGAAATGGCAGTGGTTAGAATAACCACAAGGCAATCTTGCATTTATACAACATATGAAATCACACAACGGACTAACCTAATCCAAGTAAACCTCCAGCCAGTCCACCCCCAGAAGTTCCAGAACGAGAATTGTATGATCCATAACTTCCGCCACTTGTTCTGTAAGACGAAGTTGACTGACTACCTTCTTCATAACCCTGTACTCCACTTCTTCCACCATATGAATGTCCCAATCCTACCTGTTGCAGGACACCAGTTCCATGAGATGTAAACCGATTTATTCCTCCAAGTCCTAATCCTCCGACCCCACGAGAATGACCCAGACCAACATTTTCTAATACAGTGCTTCCCTGTCGGGTCACTTCTTGGACCACTTGCATATGTCCTGATCCACTGCCTCCTTGGCCAAGTCCAACATTTCCTAGAACATTACCTCCATGACTACTTATTACCTCTTGGACTACTCTCATGTGCCCAGATCCACTACCTCCTTGTTGCTGACCCATTCCAACATTTCCCAGTAAACCACCTCCATGACTAGATACTATTTCCTGGACTACACCAGCATGACCTAAGCCACTGCCTCCTTGCACCTGACCTAATCCTACGTTTTCCAACACACTGCTACCTTGACGAGTTACCCCCTGGACTACCTGGCCGTGTCCTGACCCTCCACCTACATGTCCCACAACGGTTTCCACCACTTCATGGACCACACCTCCAAACCCAGATGAGCTGCTGCCTTGAGTGTTATCTAGATTGGGATTACCGCCCAGTCTACCTACTTGAGATACTTGCTGTGAATAACCTTGTTGCTGACCCAATCCAACATTTTCCAGTACACCACCTCCATGACTAGATATTATTTGGTGGACTACACCAGCCTGACCTAACCCACCACCTCTTTGTACCTGACCTAATCCTACGTTTTCCAATACTCTGCTTCCTTGACGAGTTACCTCCTGGACTACCTGGCCGTGCCCTTTTTCTCCACGTACATGTCCTACAACGGTTTCCACCACTTCATGGACCACACCTCCAAACCCTGATGAGCTGCCACTTTGGGTGCTATCTAGATTAGGGTTACCTACCAGTCTACCGCCTTGAGCTACTTGCTGTGAATACGTCGTTGTAACTTCTTTTTGTGTTATTTCACCATTATCACGTACTTGATTAAGCCCATCTTGACCAATGTTTTCACCTCCCTGAGTTCCATCTCCAGGACTATATTTATCATTTCCATATACCTCTTCAACTACTCTAGAGCCGCCATAACCTGGTTTGTCATTATTTCGAACATATTCTATTGTAGTTACTGTATGCCGTGTCGTTGTACTGCTTCCAGTAGTTCCTTGTACAGGCTTTTGCCCACTACCACTAGGGTTGTAGCTTTCAAAAACCTGTTTATCATTGCTAATTTTTTGTGGATCTTTTTCATCGCTATCATGTGGATGGCCAATCTCTGTACTTTCATCTGGACTTGATTCATAactacctttattttcatgaattgATTCTACTTTAGTAACTTTCTGGTTTAATTCGTCACTTTCTTGGCTATGTCCGGGGTCACGGCTTTCTTCGTATATCCATGTATCCGAACTTACGCTTTGTTGATCCTGATCAGAATCAGGAACATGTTCCAATCCACTGTTTCCTTCAGTTTTTGGGTCATGATCAATGTCCTCTTCATTTGTTGGTTTTTGGCTTGGCTCCACATTGTATTGCTGCGAGTCAATGCTTTCTTGAATATGTTCAGGTGCACCGGTTTCAACATTCGGTAATGTGTTACTTCCATCGGTCGATCCCACTCCCTCATCTCCATGAAGATCGTCATGTACAGGCCTTTGTTCAGTTCCATCATGTGGTTTATTGTCATCACTCTCGTCGATAGGGTTAACCTCACTTATAGTTTGTTGTTCCGTATCACTATTTTCATGTATTTGTTCGTGATCTACAGGTTCTATAGGATTTTCTATTTCCTCCGTTGGTTGTACTTTACTAAGTTTTTGAGGCTTAGAACTGTCTCCTTCAGGGTCAAGCGCACTGCTTCCATCAGGTTCTAATCCACTAGTTTTATCAACAGGAAATTCCTTATCGTTTTCTTCATATTGAGTTTCATATGTACTTTCAAATTTCCGATGTTTGTTTTCCTCCCAATTGTCCAACTTCATCAGGTTTATCTTCATCTACTAAAGTTTGTTCAAGTTCATCTTGTCCATGAACTAATTCTTGCCCGTCACTACCTTGTAGTTCTTGATTATCGTCTCCGACTTCCGAAGGTTTGCTTGATCTGTGTCCTTGCGTTACTGTATGATAAGATACTGTTCGTACGTAGTTACGAACGTCTTGTTGACCAACATCTTGATCGTCCCCAGTCTCCAATTCAACATCGTGGTTATTATTTTCTACTTCGTTGACTCTTGTAGGTTCGGACTTGTCATTTTCTTCATCAAGGACTTGTCCACCACTTTCGTGCACTTCTTGAACATCATCTTTATCAGGAGACGACCCATCTTGTGTTACTCCATGATACGATACTCTATGAACGTAAGTGCGAACTCCGTGCTGAACTTGACTAGCATCCTGATCTTGGTCAACCCCAGTAGTTAATTTATCGCCTTCAAGATCATGATCTACTCCGTTAACATTTGTAGATTCGGCATCAGTAATATCTTGTACAATAATCTGCCCTCCACTTTCATCCACTTGTTCTTGAGTGATTTCCTTATCACTAGGGGAGCCATTTCCTGGTTTTACACTATGATATGTTACTCTATGGATTTGAGTGCGAACTCCTTGCTGTACCCGACTAACTTCTTGGCCACTTCCAGTTCCAAAATCATCACCTTCACCAACATGTTCTACTCCGTTGATACTCGTTGGCTTAGAAACAGTGTCATCGTCAACAAGGACCTGTCCCTCACTTTCGTGCACTTGTTCTTGAACACTGTCCTTATCATAAGGTGATACACCTTCTTGCGTTACTCCTTGGTAATGTACTGTATGAGTATATGTGCGAACTCCTTGCTGGATATCTTGGTCATCCGTAGTATCTAATTCACCGCCTTCGTGATCGTGTTCTTGAACTAAGACCTGTCCCCCACTTTCTTGCACTTGCCCTTGGACGTTGTCCATGGCACCTCCTTGGTTTACTCCTTGATAGTGTACTGTATGAGTATACGTGCGAACTCCTTGTACTTGTCCATCGTCTCGGTCACCTCCAGTTCCTACTACAGTGCCATCTTGGCCATGTTCTACTACACTGAACCCTTCTTGTACTGAACCAGCTTGCCCCAAGTTCTCACCACCATGCATATGGCCATGACCACCCTCGTAGTGACCAGATCCGTGTCCATGTGACATTCCGTGATACCAGTCACTATGGGTGGATCCACGACCTCCTTGATGTGTATGTCCATGACCACTTCCGAGTCCATAATTCCAACTTTGGTGACTATGTCTATGGCCACCTAATATACCACCTAATAAGCCACTACTTCCATGTACATGCTCGTGTCCACCGCCTATTCCACGTCCGACTCCACTTTCATATACCGTTTCGCCCCCTTGTCCAACTCCACGATAACCATGATAACTATGGTGTTGTACAGATGATACCCCGCTGGCTCCTTGTTGCCATCCGCTACTGCCAAGACTTTGTCTGCCGCTTCCTCCATATCCTCCACCAGTTCCGTACGCTGACCCTACTTCGCTGACTTGTTGATCCACATGGCTTCCTTGAGATGAACCGTAGTCATGACGAGAACTGCCGCCTCCAAGGATTCCAAGTAATCCACTACCGTAGCTGCGCTCAAATCTTTCATGGGGCGAACCAAGAGTAAGTCCGCATATTAATCCTATCACAATCTGgaacaaataaaccaatatattaaataatattaacaaacattattgataaaaaatatgctattgtaacaaaaataatattgatgtaaCTTCCCattgaattttttacaatataaaggTATACAATTTAATCCATAGTTTTGCATTAGCATAAAGCGATTCCTATATTTGATCACTGACCTTCAAATACGGTAAACAATCAACTATTAAGCTAGCAAAGgttttgtataattgtatgtgaatatatatatatatatatatatatatatatatatatatatatatatatatatatatatacattaaactgtataaatggcaatagccttatttaatttcaataaacattgaatcacaaaaagtacttgctccgccgggagtcgaacccggatctctcacttgccgggtgaatgtgctaccattacaccacagagcgctcactttttccgattcaattattttgtatttggccctaTCTGtaacatatgcgtttaaataagcaaactaacgtatgatcggaagaccaaatacctgtcaaacgacttttatttacattaaactgtataaatggcaatagccttatttaatttcaataaacattgaatcacaaaaagtacttgctccgccgggagtcgaacccggatctctcacttgccgggtgaatgtgctaccattacaccacagagcgctcactttttccgattcaattattttgtatttggccgtatctgtcagtGTTAAGTATTATTGAAAGTGTTCAACACaatgtatgtggaaatatatatatatatatatatatatatatatatatatatatatatatatatttccacatacattGTGTTGAACACTTTCAATAATACTTAACACTAAACATTGATTTGACCAAGACACACAATTCGATAGCATATGATAAAATTCCAGTAtgctaaaaatgttaataatttattgatgcaATCTCAATTCCCCTTGATCCATCCTGATGTGCACGACATAACTGTTGGTTCTTGCCCAATAATAATGCACGGAAATTAATCTAACTTTCTTCAAAACTTGTTTGAACTGTACATAATGTTTGACAACTGTACTCTTCCGACAGCGTATCATCTTTATTGATTATCACAGAGATTAGtaggaatgggtaataactgataagacttATGAGTTATGTAGTTAACCGAGTCCTTTGTATATTCGCCATGGCCAATACCACTGAAttatttgcctaatttttttatgttcaggtttatgttaaaaactaaatttttagaatgtttaaatatttgatagtattatgaaaatgatgtataatatttacttatcgtaacaaaagacaaaatatttttaaataactcttGATTAATAACTTCAATGTTTATGTATATGATATACCAGTATTCACCACAGTAGATTTGAAAATACTACATTAAAGACTTAAACATAATAGAATGCAGTTATGTGTCGTAATAGTATTAGAAtgaagttatataattataagtttcCGCCGACAagtattgtaatgtaatatttctggAATATATGCAATtcaattctatatatttttgtgtgtgtgtgtgtgtgtgtgtgtgtgtgtgtgtgtgtgtgtgtgtgtgtgtgtgtgtgtgtgtgtgtgtgtgtgtgtgtgtgtgtgtttgtgtttcattcaataaataactatacaaataaatttttttgaaatatatagaaCACTGTCAATATAAATTAATCGCAAAGTGAAAGATCCGGGCTCAAGTATCGCCGgcgcaagtactttttgtgaatcaaCATTCAGTTTAGTTAGGCTACAAATTAACTgttcataatttagtttataattgtttataatttttatatagatatgATACATGAGATAGATAGGATAAAACTACTAATTTACTATGTATATACTTGAGCCCGGATC
Proteins encoded in this region:
- the LOC124362312 gene encoding filaggrin-2-like, with the protein product MVKCCAQIIVIGLICGLTLGSPHERFERSYGSGLLGILGGGSSRHDYGSSQGSHVDQQVSEVGSAYGTGGGYGGSGRQSLGSSGWQQGASGVSSVQHHSYHGYRGVGQGGETVYESGVGRGIGGGHEHVHGSSGLLGGILGGHRHSHQSWNYGLGSGHGHTHQGGRGSTHSDWYHGMSHGHGSGHYEGGHGHMHGGENLGQAGSVQEGFSVVEHGQDGTVVGTGGDRDDGQVQGVRTYTHTVHYQGVNQGGAMDNVQGQVQESGGQVLVQEHDHEGGELDTTDDQDIQQGVRTYTHTVHYQGVTQEGVSPYDKDSVQEQVHESEGQVLVDDDTVSKPTSINGVEHVGEGDDFGTGSGQEVSRVQQGVRTQIHRVTYHSVKPGNGSPSDKEITQEQVDESGGQIIVQDITDAESTNVNGVDHDLEGDKLTTGVDQDQDASQVQHGVRTYVHRVSYHGVTQDGSSPDKDDVQEVHESGGQVLDEENDKSEPTRVNEVENNNHDVELETGDDQDVGQQDVRNYVRTVSYHTVTQGHRSSKPSEVGDDNQELQGSDGQELVHGQDELEQTLVDEDKPDEVGQLGGKQTSEI